In Episyrphus balteatus chromosome 4, idEpiBalt1.1, whole genome shotgun sequence, the sequence TGTCGTTGATCAATTTTCCACCAAGTTTGATCCATTCTTCCATCAAAAGATCATGATCGACACGAAGTAAAATTTCAAGGATAAACCTTTGTTTTTCCATCATAGTCTTGTCAGCTAAATAAAAAGGTAGTCAATTATATCAAAAGGACTTGTCCTGAATTCAAGATCTTCTTACCAATTTTTCCTTCGAAAGAAAATATGCTAGCTGACTGTACGGCCACTATGGCCATACAGGCAACAATGAGGACGGCTAATTTCATTATAACGATTTCTAAGGATTTGGATGATGTGTGATACCAAATCCAAAAGACTTAGTACTGTGCTTTATGCTTGGAGATCATGGCGTTTTTATAGAAATCTGATGTTGTTTATTCCCGAATTTCACAGCGATAAACTTTGTTATGTTTCACGAAAGAGAAATGCTTTCGGTATACTTTCATTATCATTTATTAATGTTGCTTGTTTgatctttgatttttaattattttttgcaataacATTGTATAGAAGACTATTTggttttatttctaatttcttATCACCTAAATTCGAAAACCTAAGTCTTGAGATTAGTCTATAGGTATGATATCACAAGTTAATGATTAATTCACCTTAcggtttatttttgatttaataaacattttgtgatttaaacttaaaattagaaTATAAGGGCCAAAATAGTGGAtaaaaagttgtccctttggttgaatttcatttttcttgaagaaaaagtacaaattagtagaaaaactatattttgagttataaaattaacattatttaaatttacaagtTTGAAATCTAAATTTGGATTGAATTGTTTGcaaacactggtctgcaaaatttaacttttttttctccttcaaataattttttgatattataaaagattagactttcctgaatctaaatttgctttcagaaaaattctatcaggtaccatttttgtaaaaatgatttttgaaaaatttgggtagtttctaaaaaatcacccttttagattcatttgaacttgtataaaattaaaattatttgttgcattgaactcaaatttggaggacttattcctcataatatgacctatcgattgatACCAAATATGtctttttacattaatgtttactcatattttaaaatactgattgacaaaaaatgtagaaatatcgaaatccttcactttttagaaaatcttacatgaacaaaaaaaccttaattaaggaaaatgtaaaatatcagcaaacattatatttaaaaattcaaatatgtaaaaaaaaaaaccataataaaatacatcaaacaaaatttgtatgtgttttgtaattttatatgctatttttctatttagaaatatcttatttgtaataaaccattcgataaactgccttgaaaagcttcagatttgtttctcctagaaataaaagtatacttttcttatagtttttgatgtgctgagttagaatccgaaggaTTTtcagatattcgcattaaagtatcacaaaatcaagttttttttaaataaatctcaaaaaaaaaaaactactacataTATCTCAAAAAACCCGAGCTgactgaaattttttgagttcggattcaaaatcagcacactaaagtccattagaaaagtatacttttgttctaatgaaattttttttctattctaatgagaaagatatattaatttttaattttttttctttatagtaagatatgccaaacctactaaactttcttaaattaagatatctcggagaagaaaagagatattgagaagattgaaactgaatttgaaagataaaaataagttctttcataaaccgttacaattttaattgaaaaaaattaaattatgccaaaatatttcttcgcaaacagcaaaaaaaattaatttttgagattttctaacgggaatatctaaaaaaaacgtgacgtgctaggtcaattctgacttcggattcggaatcagcatacaaaaatcctttagaaaaatatagttatatttaaaggaggatttccttgcagaccagtgaaaTCAAAGTAACATTGTGGttgatttttggtaataaacaactattaagaatatttaattgaaattaatttttctgtgatttaaatTCCGAGGAGACTTTCGTTGTTCCTATAGTTTTaaataggaatatcagagagcttagttatatgattttacaaataaaactgaaatttgcagtaaagtcatgaatatagaaatatcattcaaaacatCGCACAGAGGAGTATTTTGGTCGAAAAGCtggacaaaagtcgatttttgattgaattaaattttttacaaagcggatggtaaatatatgtatgtacatggGCTCATATtatgcacttcttttttttttggtaaagtgtttggtaagacaaaaaaaagtcagctgtttattttctggaatttttttgtaatttttggtgATTTGGTGAGTATTGTTAAGAGATTGATTGTGAGCGAGTGTGCTTTCaaacataaaagaaaaataaaattgcaggttttgaataataattaaagagtcgttttggaaatattaaatgttttttgttcaattaaatgacagtgggaaaagagtctgccacatatagatatttgtattgctttttttcAAGTCTAAGTGCTTTGTTAAAGTATACCCTATTATTCTGCTTCGATACATTgatttatgataactttgactattcttttaatttaatatcaaaaatttgggtgcgaatttttgcgattaacaaaataatttgcgaatgaaattttcactttgagtaaaaaacactcatacgttctacgtttttttttacttgtagttaacattttccagaaatttttgttattgaacTTGATGCATTTGCACTAAGCCTTAACACTggtaacactggtcggcaaaaataaaaaaaaagtcgggagcaagaactttgcaAGGTGATTTTCATTGACttaagtgtgctgaattcaaaactgtttacagttttgttctatcacgtctggtttttgagctatactcatctcTATTTTCACTattaagtctcaaaaactatttccttaaaatgttgctttttaaaatccaaatcagaagtAGCAAACTAGAATTTGgatcaaaaaaccattcattataTGTACTAAGGTTTTGATATATCATAaatttgggttggggtcgaaattctgtgtgttgcaaaattctgtattcaaaatactgtatgccaaaatactgtatgtcaaaattctgtatgtgcaaaatgctgtacgaacaaaattctgaaagtcaatattctgtatagcaaaattctggttggtcaaaatactttatttcaaaattctgtacatcaaaattcttttttacagcatttttacagaattttgaaatacagatatatttaaaagagggtttactatgaatttctaagagatcaacttaataaagaggcaagcttctaatgctgattaatctaggtactttattaggagctacggaaaaaagagagagaaaacaaaactacacttatttaaaaaaaaaacaatctgaattaaattgttaaattgtataaaattacaactttactgtcaataattatatttaaagctactatttcgtgtttttttatcaaaggaaatttctttaaaaatactgtattgaaaatacagtattttgccgtacagaattttgcaaaacagaattttgcaagtcagtattttgttcatacagtattttgacgtacagaattttgtatttacagtataatgacgtacagaattatggtcttacagtattttgaccctacagaattttgtcgtacagaattttgacaagcagaattatgacccgctccccataaatttctttttgcaatatctttgagaaaaaaattaattttggggagcgggtcataattctgcttgtcaaaattctgtacgacaaaattctgtggggtcaaaatactgtaagaccataattctgtacgtcattatactgtaaatacaaaattctgtacgtcaaaatactgtatcaacaaaatactgacatgcaaaattctgttttgtaaaattctgtacggcaaaatactgtatataaaaaaaaaacgatatttttttacagcatttttacagaattttgatatacagtattttgccgtacagaattttgaaatacagtattttgaccaaccagaattttgctatacagaattttgactttcagaattttgttcctacagcattttgcacatacagaattttgacatacagtattttggcatacagtattttgaatacagaattttgcaacatacagaatttcgactccaacccttaattttgaaaaaatgtgaaatataTTTAGGACAATAAaatattgcgttttgaaattgCATAAGAAGatttgcaaacaaattttttacagTGGTTTAATTTGATGTCAAATTTacccaaaaaaacgcgtttttgacctgtttatattcaagtatttcaaaaacgtgacgtgccagtgaaattttgacttcggattcggactcagcagtcctttagaaaagtatggtttggttctagctctattttcgttgccgaccagtgtaattactAATTATAAGCACCTTAAGCTTGTTGATCATCCAGTTTCACTTCAGTTAAAATGCTGAAATTGTGTTTTCCCATCATCTTTTAAAGCTGACGCCTAACACAAAATCAACTAtcacctttatttttaaatgaaaacgaCGAATTCAATAGATGTCAATAAATTGAACATTTAAATGCTGATtgcaaatataaaaagtaaaaagacaaacaaattatttttcgttAAATCGTTCACagtttttatttgcattctATAATTAATAACAACGAGAATCATTGAAAGCTCTTATCTTCGATATCAAGTCAAAATTTGGACCACACACACAAAAAGTACAGCCAAAAATTGTCCATCATATATATTATTAACTCTACGCGTTACTCTAGAATCTATACTCTACAcaattatctacaacatattGTAATCAAAAGTACCAAAATTCTCATATTTCATTTgatgtttttcaaatttctccAAATGATAAATTTTAACATCCTTCCAGAACATATTTGGCACCATCATATCACTCATATTTTCAATCTTTCTATCGAATGGATAACCAAGTGGCATGTTATCAATGAAACGTGAGCCAGATCCAATTCCACACAAATAACTGCGATCGTATGTCACTCCCATTTGTTCTTCCATCATTTTGTATGGACTAATCATAACAATCATCTTCATTGGCATACCCTTAACCCAACCACGTGGCAAGACCAAACGAGCTGGGAAAGCACAATGTGGCTCAGCAATGTCCAAACGAAGTTCATTCTTATCTTCCATAGCCATCATAACCATTTTGTAAAGTTCAGCAAATGTTGTACGATCTTTGCTAGTCCATAAGTAGTCTTTCGATGATCGTTTAATCATATTCTCTCCAGCAACTAAGTCGTAGGTGAAGGCATCGATTTCCATGATGTTTTCACGATGTTTCATCAAATCAATCATACGACCGAATTCATCAAACTCTGGAGCCAAGAATGTACGAATAACAACCTTTTGAGCTTGTTCCGAATTAACCATCATCTCAACAGTATATGGCTTGTGGTTCAAACGCATTTGTCTAGCCAACAAAGTCTTATCCCACAACATTTTTCCACTTCCATTCTCATTCATCAAATTGTGACTCATCAAATTGGTAATATCAAAATCGACCAAATCAAAGTAAGTCATCATTTTGTCAACTTTCACATCCTTAATTGTGACTCCTGGCAACAAAAGTTCCTCATGTTTATAAGATGGAATCAATTTCTTGAAACTCTTCAACATAACCATGGTCTTCTTCAACAATTGATAGTATAGTGGATCACGCAATTGAGTCTCGTAGTTCAACATAACATTTGGCATCACTGTCATAGCTTCATATTGTTCACCAGCAAGATAAACACTAGCCATCTTCATCCAATAACCAAAGAATGCACGATCAACCATATCCATATTTCCTTGCAACATGTTGCCAACAATTTCAATTGACTCTGGTTTGAACAAATCAATACTAACTCCTTCGAGAGTCTTGAATTTTCCATATTCAATAGCATCTGTGATACGACGTTCCAAATTCATGATCTTTTGTAAAAGTTCCAAATTCATGTGTGATTCAATTTGCCAGTAATTCTTGCGCATGGAGAAACCAATACCATTGTAGGCAATCAATTCGGGATCATAACCCATATCAACATGTCCGTGCCATGAGAGTTCACTGATTTCACCCATTCCATGGGATAAACGTTCCATATAATAACGGGCCAAAATTTGTTGAACATTGTATAACCACCATTCACCACGACGATCCTTGTTCAATGGCACCATTTTGCTGTCAACAATCATGGAGTAATCCATGTTCAAATAGTACCAGTATGCATTCCAGCCTAAATCTTCAGTCAAGTAGGTCAATTTGGATTCTTGGTTCATGATTTCAATGTCACGGGTGTAATCAACTGGGGTCCAGATCATCTTCATGTCATTCCAAATAGCTGTCCATTTGGAGTCGTTCTTCAATGAGTCCAAATCTTCACGACAAATGCACTTATCTTCCAAATGCCAATCTTGTTCAAGACCCATCAATTTCCACCATTGCCACATTTTCCAGTCCATCATGTGGTATTGTCTGTCATGGACACTCTTCATGTGTTTCTTCTCGAAAATTGAGAGCCATTGTTTTTCATACATAATTTGCTTGTTCCATTGTTCCCAGTC encodes:
- the LOC129918661 gene encoding larval serum protein 1 beta chain-like; its protein translation is MKLTIVLLACLAAVAVHSSPLQKDVKIADKELLEKQRFFFEILRHVGQPLMRDELMKHGEKLIVDESHYLVYDDSMKMFYETYKMGGLLPKDEFFSVVNKYHIQQAQGLFHFFFQAKDWETLIDNIVWARINCNQGMFVYALNLAVIHRPDMKGIILPSIYEIFPQMFFNSKLIMQAEKFDWEQWNKQIMYEKQWLSIFEKKHMKSVHDRQYHMMDWKMWQWWKLMGLEQDWHLEDKCICREDLDSLKNDSKWTAIWNDMKMIWTPVDYTRDIEIMNQESKLTYLTEDLGWNAYWYYLNMDYSMIVDSKMVPLNKDRRGEWWLYNVQQILARYYMERLSHGMGEISELSWHGHVDMGYDPELIAYNGIGFSMRKNYWQIESHMNLELLQKIMNLERRITDAIEYGKFKTLEGVSIDLFKPESIEIVGNMLQGNMDMVDRAFFGYWMKMASVYLAGEQYEAMTVMPNVMLNYETQLRDPLYYQLLKKTMVMLKSFKKLIPSYKHEELLLPGVTIKDVKVDKMMTYFDLVDFDITNLMSHNLMNENGSGKMLWDKTLLARQMRLNHKPYTVEMMVNSEQAQKVVIRTFLAPEFDEFGRMIDLMKHRENIMEIDAFTYDLVAGENMIKRSSKDYLWTSKDRTTFAELYKMVMMAMEDKNELRLDIAEPHCAFPARLVLPRGWVKGMPMKMIVMISPYKMMEEQMGVTYDRSYLCGIGSGSRFIDNMPLGYPFDRKIENMSDMMVPNMFWKDVKIYHLEKFEKHQMKYENFGTFDYNML